The Engystomops pustulosus chromosome 4, aEngPut4.maternal, whole genome shotgun sequence genome contains a region encoding:
- the CREBL2 gene encoding cAMP-responsive element-binding protein-like 2, whose protein sequence is MEENKVLGGKVKKPGKRGRKPAKIDLKAKLERSRQSARECRARKKLRYQYLEELVSSRERAICALREELEMYKQWCKAMDQGKIPSEIRALLTGEDLHKSASNSSKAQRPGKNDPAEK, encoded by the exons GTTTTGGGAGGAAAAGTGAAGAAGCCGGGGAAGAGGGGGAGGAAGCCGGCCAAGATCGACCTAAAGGCCAAGCTGGAGCGGAGCCGGCAGAGCGCGCGGGAGTGCCGGGCCCGGAAGAAGCTGCGCTACCAGTACCTGGAGGAGCTGGTGTCCAGCCGCGAGCGAGCCATCTGTGCACTGCGGGAGGAGCTGGAGATG TATAAGCAGTGGTGTAAAGCGATGGATCAAGGGAAAATTCCATCCGAGATCCGAGCTCTTCTCACCGGGGAGGATCTGCACAAATCCGCTTCCAACTCCAGCAAAGCGCAGAGACCCGGGAAGAACGACCCTGCGGAGAAATGA